A DNA window from Lachancea thermotolerans CBS 6340 chromosome G complete sequence contains the following coding sequences:
- the RFU1 gene encoding Rfu1p (similar to uniprot|Q08003 Saccharomyces cerevisiae YLR073C Hypothetical ORF): MKSCHELSAAAADYRFNPRVPAKLYLKTCVSLLEEAQGSFQSGQLERAYVMYLRYLDLCTKKLPTHPQLSARATGVDLDGLAKEEYLQLLKLEVPAILRITEDLRTQLERSFAQHARTLARNVAGPRPAAKDKAEKVELPTTFDENRFRRSVAKLQSRGGGSAGGDGNAGLAQRSSALTYPELPQLNLPSYASF, from the coding sequence ATGAAATCTTGCCATGAATTGagcgcagcagcggcggATTATCGGTTCAACCCGCGGGTGCCGGCAAAACTGTACTTGAAGACATGTGTCAGCCTGCTCGAAGAAGCACAGGGGAGCTTCCAATCTGGGCAATTGGAGCGAGCATACGTGATGTACCTGCGGTATTTGGACCTGTGTACGAAGAAACTACCTACGCATCCACAGCTCTCCGCACGAGCCACGGGCGTGGACCTGGACGGGTTGGCGAAGGAAGAGTACCTTCAGCTTCTAAAGCTGGAGGTTCCAGCAATCCTGAGGATCACGGAAGACCTAAGGACGCAGCTGGAGAGATCCTTTGCACAGCATGCGCGGACGCTAGCGCGCAACGTGGCTGGCCCGCGGCCGGCCGCGAAAGACAAGGCCGAAAAAGTCGAACTGCCGACAACATTTGACGAGAATCGCTTCAGACGCTCTGTTGCGAAACTGCAGAGCCGTGGCGGCGGGAGCGCCGGAGGCGATGGGAACGCGGGCCTCGCTCAGCGGAGTTCCGCCCTTACATACCCAGAGCTGCCGCAGTTGAACCTTCCGTCTTATGCTTCTTTCTAG
- the OTU1 gene encoding ubiquitin-specific protease OTU1 (similar to uniprot|P43558 Saccharomyces cerevisiae YFL044C YOD1 Yeast OTU Deubiquitinating enzyme 1), with product MRVKVSCAGATDKVVSVNGESSLRELLKAWGEIDGIRWVRYGYPPQVLEVTTANVGQSLSGLGIGSGEKVTIVREDTPTAKTAQLAQPVQRVRLHENQISLDGIWPGKILQVHSVPDDNSCMFHAISYCTSQDLSRSQELRGVVATQIAGDPIEYSDAILGRPNHEYSRWILKRSSWGGGIELAVLSRVLKTCIMVMDVDACKFERFNEEQFDNFVMVAFNGVHYDAMEVIDETGSRRPLTVFNQKAHRADAMLARALEAAARLKKHGYSFNTTRDRIRCNVCGHHFVGEREVARHAEKTGHVDFGQSSGISR from the coding sequence ATGAGAGTTAAAGTGAGCTGTGCAGGTGCTACCGACAAGGTAGTTAGCGTAAACGGAGAAAGCTCTCTCAGAGAGTTGTTAAAAGCATGGGGGGAAATCGATGGCATCCGGTGGGTGAGATATGGATATCCGCCACAGGTGTTAGAAGTGACGACGGCAAACGTAGGCCAGAGCCTTAGTGGCCTGGGGATTGGTTCGGGGGAAAAGGTTACCATCGTGCGGGAGGACACGCCGACAGCAAAGACAGCGCAGTTGGCACAGCCGGTGCAGCGAGTGCGGCTGCATGAGAACCAGATTTCATTGGATGGTATCTGGCCCGGCAAAATTCTACAGGTTCACTCAGTTCCGGACGACAATTCTTGCATGTTCCACGCTATTTCTTACTGCACAAGCCAGGATCTCTCACGATCACAAGAGTTGCGTGGAGTTGTGGCTACGCAGATCGCGGGCGACCCCATCGAATACTCCGACGCCATCCTGGGGCGGCCGAATCACGAGTACTCGCGGTGGATCTTGAAACGCAGTTCTTGGGGCGGTGGCATCGAGCTCGCAGTGCTATCGCGCGTGCTCAAGACCTGTATCATGGTAATGGACGTGGACGCGTGCAAATTCGAAAGGTTCAACGAGGAGCAGTTCGACAATTTTGTGATGGTGGCGTTCAACGGTGTGCACTACGATGCGATGGAGGTAATTGATGAGACCGGCAGCCGCCGACCCCTCACGGTGTTCAACCAAAAGGCTCACAGAGCGGACGCGATGCTAGCACGAGCGCTGGAAGCGGCTGCGCGGCTGAAGAAACACGGCTATTCTTTCAATACCACACGCGACCGGATCCGGTGCAATGTGTGCGGGCATCATTTTGTGGGCGAGCGCGAGGTTGCGCGACACGCTGAGAAAACCGGCCATGTCGATTTCGGTCAGAGCAGTGGTATCTCCCGCTAG
- the BUD20 gene encoding Bud20p (highly similar to uniprot|Q08004 Saccharomyces cerevisiae YLR074C BUD20 Protein involved in bud-site selection diploid mutants display a random budding pattern instead of the wild-type bipolar pattern), which produces MGRYSVKRYKTKRRTKDLDVIFDELRSQEQIQKLMNQPLDETKPGLGQHYCIHCAKYFETGVALKTHLKGKVHKRRVKELKGVPYTQEVADAASGLNVQKFLDRVAQITQQTGPEKESNEAQLKEHLDTTLANVATTEPTLPHLASEPAADQDGEVVMQ; this is translated from the coding sequence ATGGGTAGATATTCAGTCAAACGGTACaagacaaagagaagaaccAAGGACTTGGACGTGATCTTCGACGAGCTTCGGTCGCAGGAGCagatccagaagctgatgAACCAGCCTCTGGACGAAACAAAGCCTGGGCTGGGCCAGCACTACTGCATACACTGTGCAAAGTACTTCGAGACTGGAGTGGCGCTCAAAACACATCTCAAGGGCAAGGTGCACAAGCGCCGTGTTAAGGAGCTCAAGGGCGTGCCATACACTCAGGAAGTTGCGGACGCAGCGTCCGGGCTGAACGTGCAGAAGTTCCTCGACCGCGTGGCGCAGATCACCCAGCAGACTGGGCCCGAGAAGGAGTCCAACGAGGCTCAATTGAAGGAGCACCTCGACACAACGCTGGCCAATGTCGCGACTACGGAGCCCACGCTACCGCACCTGGCATCAGAACCCGCGGCAGACCAGGACGGCGAGGTCGTCATGCAGTAG
- the RPL10 gene encoding 60S ribosomal protein uL16 (highly similar to uniprot|P41805 Saccharomyces cerevisiae YLR075W), whose translation MARRPARCYRYQKNKPYPKSRYNRAVPDSKIRIYDLGKKKATVDEFPLCVHLVSNELEQLSSEALEAARICANKYMTKMSGRDAFHLRVRVHPFHVLRINKMLSCAGADRLQQGMRGAWGKPHGLAARVAIGQIIFSVRTKDNNKDIVVEGLRRARYKFPGQQKIIMSKKWGFTNLNRAEYIRRRDAGEVKDDGAFVKFLSKKGPLEENVREFPEYFAKA comes from the coding sequence ATGGCCAGAAGACCAGCTAGATGTTACAGATaccaaaagaacaagcCTTACCCAAAGTCTAGGTACAACAGAGCCGTCCCAGACTCCAAGATCAGAATCTACGATCTGGGTAAGAAGAAGGCTACTGTCGATGAGTTCCCTCTGTGTGTCCACTTGGTCTCCAACGAGTTGGAACAGCTGTCCTCTGAGGCCTTGGAAGCCGCTCGTATCTGTGCTAACAAGTACATGACCAAGATGTCTGGTAGAGACGCCTTCCACTTGAGAGTCAGAGTCCACCCATTCCACGTCTTGAGAATCAACAAGATGTTGTCGTGTGCCGGTGCCGATAGACTGCAACAAGGTATGAGAGGTGCCTGGGGTAAGCCTCACGGTTTGGCCGCTCGTGTTGCCATTGGCCAGATTATCTTCTCTGTCAGAACCAAGgacaacaacaaagacaTTGTTGTTGAGGGTTTGAGAAGAGCCAGATACAAGTTCCCTGGTCAGCAGAAGATCATCATGTCCAAGAAGTGGGGTTTCACCAACTTGAACAGAGCTGAGTAcatcagaagaagagacgCTGGTGAGGTCAAGGACGACGGTGCTTTCGTCAAGTTCTTGTCCAAGAAGGGTCCTCTAGAGGAGAACGTTAGAGAGTTCCCAGAATACTTCGCCAAGGCCTGA
- the SEC53 gene encoding phosphomannomutase SEC53 (highly similar to uniprot|P07283 Saccharomyces cerevisiae YFL045C SEC53 involved in synthesis of GDP-mannose and dolichol-phosphate-mannose required for protein assembly in endoplasmic reticulum phosphomannomutase), which produces MPVQEFSYKEKPDTLVLFDVDGTLTPARLTVSDEVRDTLAKLRQKVVIGFVGGSDLSKQLEQLGPNVLNEFDYAFSENGLTAYRLGEKLASQSFINWIGEEEYNKLAVFILKYLSGIELPKRRGTFLEFRNGMINVSPIGRNASTEERNEFERYDKEHQIRAKFVEALRKEFSHLKLTFSIGGQISFDVFPTGWDKTYCLQHVEKDGFKEIHFFGDKTMVGGNDYEIFVDPRTIGHSVTTPDDTVKALREIFDLK; this is translated from the coding sequence ATGCCTGTGCAAGAATTCAGctacaaagaaaagcccGACACATTGGTCCTGTTCGACGTGGACGGCACCCTGACCCCCGCCAGATTGACCGTTTCCGACGAAGTCAGAGACACATTGGCCAAGCTGAGGCAAAAGGTTGTGATTGGGTTTGTCGGTGGTTCTGACTTGAGCAAgcagctcgagcagctGGGCCCTAATGTCCTGAACGAGTTTGACTACGCGTTCTCGGAAAACGGGTTGACCGCCTACAGATTGGGTGAGAAGCTAGCCTCTCAATCGTTCATCAACTGGATTGGCGAGGAAGAGTACAACAAGCTGGCTGTGTTTATCCTCAAGTACCTGTCCGGTATTGAGTTgccaaagagaagaggTACCTTTTTGGAGTTCAGAAACGGTATGATCAACGTCTCGCCAATCGGTAGAAACGCTTCCACAGAAGAGCGTAACGAGTTCGAGCGTTACGACAAGGAGCACCAGATCAGAGCCAAGTTCGTCGAGGCCCTAAGAAAAGAGTTCTCTCACTTGAAGCTCACCTTCTCCATCGGTGGCCAAATTTCCTTCGACGTGTTCCCAACCGGTTGGGACAAGACCTACTGTCTACAGCACGTCGAGAAAGACGGTTTCAAGGAGATTCATTTCTTCGGTGACAAGACCATGGTGGGCGGCAATGACTACGAGATTTTCGTTGACCCAAGAACCATCGGTCACTCCGTTACCACCCCAGATGACACCGTCAAAGCTCTGCGCGAAATCTTTGACTTGAAATAA
- the FMP32 gene encoding Fmp32p (highly similar to uniprot|P43557 Saccharomyces cerevisiae YFL046W FMP32 The authentic non-tagged protein was localized to the mitochondria) yields the protein MLRGLNQTFRPKRMLHGSRMLLDSLDPVHIRNTNRFRQLLVEKGEFAPQQANALVEIMSDALKGGVTHVSQDLASREKLIQLVYQQRVDFAKLRDQLLSADRSEFHSIQNEHESIRNDLEKLRTKLREEITKANAGFKLDLSLEKGRIREESSHHDIQIKEIDTRIDQEVSNMKMQIDSVKTQVMQWLIGVCTGTFALVLAYVRLLS from the coding sequence ATGTTGAGGGGCCTCAACCAAACCTTTCGGCCTAAGCGCATGCTTCACGGCTCTAGAATGCTGCTGGATAGCCTCGATCCAGTGCATATACGGAACACGAATCGCTTTCGACAACTACTGGTAGAAAAGGGCGAATTCGCACCACAGCAGGCAAATGCGCTGGTTGAGATCATGTCTGATGCGCTGAAAGGGGGCGTGACGCATGTTTCCCAAGATCTGGCGTCGCGCGAGAAGCTTATTCAACTGGTTTACCAGCAGAGGGTTGACTTCGCGAAGCTGAGGGATCAACTGCTATCCGCAGACCGCAGCGAATTTCATTCGATACAAAACGAGCACGAAAGTATTCGAAACGACCTAGAAAAGCTGCGCACTAAGTTGCGGGAAGAAATCACTAAGGCAAATGCAGGGTTCAAGCTTGATTTATCTTTAGAGAAAGGCCGGATACGTGAGGAATCAAGTCACCACGACATACAGATCAAAGAGATCGACACACGGATCGACCAGGAGGTTAGCAACATGAAGATGCAAATTGACTCCGTTAAAACACAGGTGATGCAATGGCTGATCGGCGTGTGCACAGGTACATTTGCGCTTGTGTTGGCATACGTGCGGCTGCTATCATAA
- the FMP25 gene encoding Fmp25p (similar to uniprot|Q7LI62 Saccharomyces cerevisiae YLR077W FMP25 The authentic non-tagged protein was localized to the mitochondria) has product MLSRSLARPFCRRIASCRPLYKNVPKFDDADLLADELNHGTYKAKRRRDDFEWTDRSSQEMKKEYEDRMAKMMKLSAALQGLLIVAGLGAAATVYMKWPQIKGWWITRDMKLDDDAIEQIKRRKERKRALDFPVIPATALPSSEPGLYFWGAGRNDGQNQKFPLRVPYFDHKKLRDVALSSTDGNLAIDERGDLLSWDAKSIHMVLEGQSLVKVKASNGAAYALNKKGEILVVPLRDAAKKSNNVKWRRSWFLPWKKYRQYSWKLDTKTAFAGRNEKRITDFDVGKDHLLFISNTGKAYVCATGITPPEKAKSRGQFGVPTLSQFDRFPELNKVFEVELLNYGVGGDKVVSRTIQKVACGDYHSLALDSLGDVYSFGQNTHGQLGHPISYDMEYVPFPKKVGNFNAHFTRDTHVRCTDIHCGSNTSFVSVVPQDVHKYFLNKGKVSLEEELDKVTYFSFGNGLHGELGNGHFKHSQQEPTKLKVVNDSPESAEAKAPKRLKVSEWSCGGEHFFCRLEDDEIVAWGSNDAGQLGNGKKIKTCKPTNIPKLLEPGTSRPEQLLGASGSLRLTPEQHIAAGEESSCIYWKAV; this is encoded by the coding sequence ATGCTTTCAAGATCACTTGCCCGCCCATTCTGCCGCAGAATTGCGAGCTGCCGGCCGCTATACAAAAACGTTCCAAAGTTTGACGATGCCGATTTATTAGCAGACGAGCTGAACCATGGGACATACAAAGCCAAGAGACGGAGAGACGACTTTGAGTGGACAGACCGGTCATCACAGGAGATGAAAAAAGAGTACGAGGACCGAATGGcgaagatgatgaagctTTCTGCCGCATTACAAGGCCTGTTGATTGTCGCGGGTCTTGGGGCTGCTGCGACAGTGTACATGAAATGGCCACAAATCAAGGGATGGTGGATCACCAGGGATATGAAGCTGGATGATGATGCCATTGAACAAATAAAGAGACGGAAAGAGAGAAAGCGTGCTCTTGATTTTCCGGTAATTCCTGCCACAGCTCTTCCTAGCAGCGAACCTGGTCTTTACTTTTGGGGTGCAGGCAGAAACGATGGGCAGAACCAAAAGTTCCCCCTCCGTGTCCCCTACTTTGACCACAAAAAGCTAAGAGATGTGGCCCTGTCTTCGACGGATGGGAACCTGGCCATTGACGAGAGAGGCGACCTGCTGAGCTGGGACGCAAAAAGCATCCACATGGTTCTTGAGGGCCAGAGCTTAGTTAAGGTGAAAGCTTCTAATGGAGCAGCTTACGCTCtgaacaagaagggcgAAATCTTGGTGGTTCCACTGCGCGACGCGGCCAAAAAATCTAATAACGTTAAATGGCGCAGGTCCTGGTTTCTACCTTGGAAGAAATACCGCCAGTATTCATGGAAGCTTGACACCAAAACTGCTTTCGCAGGGCGCAATGAAAAAAGAATCACAGATTTCGACGTGGGCAAAGACcatcttcttttcatctCGAACACAGGCAAGGCATATGTTTGTGCTACAGGCATTACACCTCCGGAGAAAGCTAAATCTCGGGGCCAGTTTGGCGTGCCAACCCTTTCCCAGTTTGACCGCTTCCCTGAGCTAaacaaagtctttgagGTTGAGCTGCTTAACTACGGTGTCGGCGGAGATAAAGTGGTTAGCAGGaccattcaaaaagtcGCCTGTGGAGACTATCATTCCCTGGCTTTAGATTCACTTGGAGATGTGTATTCTTTTGGTCAGAACACACATGGTCAGCTAGGACATCCTATCAGCTACGATATGGAGTACGTGCCGTTCCCAAAGAAAGTGGGTAATTTCAATGCGCATTTCACAAGAGACACTCATGTAAGGTGCACAGATATCCACTGCGGCTCCAACACGTCCTTTGTAAGTGTGGTGCCCCAAGATGTACACAAGTACTTCCTTAACAAGGGCAAAGTTTCGCTAGAAGAGGAACTGGACAAGGTCACCTACTTCTCTTTCGGAAATGGTCTTCACGGCGAGCTTGGAAATGGCCACTTCAAGCACTCGCAGCAGGAGCCCACGAAGTTGAAGGTTGTGAACGACTCGCCCGAGTCAGCGGAGGCGAAAGCTCCAAAGCGACTCAAAGTCAGCGAATGGTCCTGTGGCGGCGAACACTTTTTTTGCAGGCTCGAGGATGATGAGATTGTCGCCTGGGGCAGTAATGATGCCGGCCAGCTGGGCAATGGCAAAAAGATTAAAACCTGTAAGCCAACTAATATTCCAAAGCTATTGGAGCCAGGTACAAGCCGCCCTGAGCAATTACTAGGCGCCAGCGGCTCCTTACGCTTGACACCCGAACAGCACATTGCCGCTGGGGAAGAATCCAGTTGCATATACTGGAAGGCGGTATAG
- the BOS1 gene encoding Bos1p (similar to uniprot|P25385 Saccharomyces cerevisiae YLR078C BOS1 v-SNARE (vesicle specific SNAP receptor) localized to the endoplasmic reticulum membrane and necessary for vesicular transport from the ER to the Golgi) has protein sequence MNALSNHATKQKTLLQRDLNKFEKELAVAPISLQGAIAATLVSLEKTIVQYKELLTRQFAGSSKEEEASKVKYQERLESLQQDLEAAKTRFQTLKKQCSSTNSREQLLKSSSNPFDEESTMSKRNTAGSPGLGHAGNASSGSQLPLFQGLQKEQSVFERGNAQLDYILEMGQQSLGDIIDQNAVLRKMEVQMTKSMQTLGVSNETINKINKRVFKDKFIFWIALALMLTGFYFVLKWLR, from the exons ATG AATGCGCTGTCCAACCATGCGACCAAGCAAAAGACACTTCTGCAGCGAGACCTGAACAAGTTCgagaaagagcttgctGTAGCCCCGATATCGCTGCAAGGTGCGATCGCAGCGACACTGGTGTCGCTCGAGAAGACTATTGTGCAGtacaaagagcttttgacgAGGCAATTTGCCGGTAgctccaaagaagaagaggccaGTAAAGTCAAGTACCAAGAACGACTTGAGTCACTACAGCAGGACCTTGAGGCCGCTAAAACGCGATTTCAGACACTCAAGAAACAGTGCAGTAGCACTAACTCCCGTGAACAGCTCCTTAAATCCAGTAGCAAtccttttgatgaagaatcTACTATGAGCAAACGTAACACAGCTGGCTCGCCGGGCTTGGGCCATGCGGGAAACGCGAGCTCAGGATCGCAGCTACCACTCTTCCAAGGTCTCCAGAAGGAGCAATcggtttttgaaaggggCAATGCACAATTGGACTATATCCTGGAGATGGGTCAGCAATCCCTGGGCGATATCATTGATCAGAATGCGGTCTTGCGCAAGATGGAAGTGCAAATGACCAAGAGCATGCAGACACTGGGCGTGTCAAACGAGACCATaaacaagatcaacaagcGTGTCTTCAAGGACAAGTTCATCTTCTGGATCGCGCTGGCGCTCATGCTGACAGGATTTTACTTTGTGCTGAAGTGGCTGCGGTAA
- the SIC1 gene encoding cyclin-dependent protein serine/threonine kinase inhibiting protein SIC1 (weakly similar to uniprot|P38634 Saccharomyces cerevisiae YLR079W SIC1 P40 inhibitor of Cdc28p-Clb5p protein kinase complex), with the protein MAPATPPRSRNRRGKAVCPSSPRLLTRPAVPVTPGSVSGKRHTGQLQKLRSPLNRSPARGLRTPEYTPARPAGVDASAQARRKLEFPDDQQELAGVGRVLFPGPSSDASTFESRLLSPPAPGRLLRDAPALLPPAPASKAFAAILDEQFFEDDPLQDRECSPTPRGWETPPRATEVPPEQAPSTPSDKIVTFDLAKDWNNNSSRCFSSDEEPDEISIRGKVLENPFADHIVADEETRRRRQELLLAEEPALQDTVSYIDKKGETSKKRHLNAEEQERFRPRMLFEQHFRKKGSQE; encoded by the coding sequence ATGGCACCTGCGACCCctccaagatcaagaaacagACGCGGTAAGGCTGTATGTCCGTCATCGCCGCGGCTTTTGACGCGGCCTGCTGTACCCGTGACGCCGGGCAGCGTGAGTGGGAAGCGGCACACAGGCCAGCTGCAAAAGCTGCGCTCACCGCTGAATAGATCGCCAGCAAGAGGCCTGCGAACGCCCGAGTACACGCCTGCGAGGCCCGCGGGCGTAGACGCCAGCGCCCAGGCGCGAAGAAAGCTTGAGTTTCCAGACGATCAGCAAGAACTCGCAGGTGTAGGCCGTGTGCTGTTCCCAGGGCCCAGCTCCGATGCTAGTACGTTCGAGAGCCGCCTTCTAAGCCCGCCAGCGCCCGGACGCCTGCTTCGGGATGCACCTGCGCTACTGCCGCCTGCCCCAGCTAGCAAAGCTTTCGCGGCCATACTTGACGAgcagtttttcgaagatgacCCTCTGCAGGACCGTGAGTGCTCTCCAACGCCGCGCGGCTGGGAAACTCCTCCACGCGCAACCGAGGTCCCGCCGGAGCAGGCTCCATCTACACCAAGCGATAAAATCGTTACTTTTGACCTCGCCAAAGACTGGAATAATAACTCTAGCCGGTGTTTCTCCTCTGACGAGGAGCCTGACGAAATTAGTATACGGGGCAAGGTTCTGGAGAATCCGTTCGCCGATCACATTGTTGCTGACGAAGAGACCAGGAGGCGTCGCCAAGAGCTTCTCCTGGCTGAGGAGCCAGCCTTACAAGATACTGTATCCTATATCGACAAAAAAGGTGAAACTTCTAAGAAAAGGCATTTGAATGCAGAAGAGCAGGAGCGGTTTCGACCCAGGATGTTGTTCGAGCAGCATTTTCGGAAAAAGGGTTCTCAGGAATGA
- the RGD2 gene encoding GTPase-activating protein RGD2 (similar to uniprot|P43556 Saccharomyces cerevisiae YFL047W RGD2 GTPase-activating protein (RhoGAP) for Cdc42p and Rho5p) has translation MPSFSDSFWTDDLSAGIERLFEELHKGCNQNVLFIQLFASRMQFEVNYGRQLCKTTSSVEGLSATTGSLFSLDIALNHVADAMEEEGRAHISAAADIETTVLRPFSAWCDDHEQRVSYSEKILKTNVSNYQKSKKYVEKLEQAYFNRCRQLEDYKRANYNDEELANAMKQLEIYQEQEHSLAKEREYEKFGKFGNIDFDVRTMRETVRLLLTKLEKSDYKVPFINYHFYNTNNGSEIVKFLMENLTLKDVDQAEAFGQDLLNGGFLKYCNGMGTTFVNSKKFQYSWKPYAYKFAQLSQPNANEVEDENTEESSQAFSDYFTDLTTIITQNQNAGSKNSNLPTVSNTERALFKLIKEMEAADLKYRKECKKIDSLRCSLEELIVDHFTFMEKCELDRLKALEKVVLDFSPIISKNASAVESFQESVLKAASTVDPTLDLMRLVENARTGFFQPRVIPYNNYYNPGGYQNFGIDLETRCRLDKKIVPLIVSSILSYMDQVYPELPNDNVRTTVWTVPVKLHSTHILRAVLNQKPFKDESEVFEKLKEFNEEPSTIASALKIYLLELPEPLISNDVYDTLKALYAEFPPSELEDESQASVDSQRVSGISSAFNALSKPQIATLDAITSHFSRLIKILKMGSSETSEALANEFIRSISEEFANCIIEVKLPDGNDLGYKIFSDLLLYRKPIFRGLKRQNSKIRDPTSSTSSPRSQAHQGDNFGTISH, from the coding sequence ATGCCCTCGTTTTCTGACAGTTTCTGGACAGACGACTTGTCGGCAGGTATTGAGAGgcttttcgaagaacttcacAAGGGCTGCAATCAGAATGTGTTGTTCATACAGCTGTTCGCATCTAGAATGCAGTTTGAGGTTAATTATGGGCGTCAACTATGCAAGACTACGTCCAGCGTTGAGGGACTCTCGGCTACGACAGGATCGCTTTTCTCGCTTGATATTGCCCTGAATCATGTCGCTGATGCAATGGAGGAAGAGGGTAGAGCTCATATTTCTGCAGCAGCCGACATCGAAACTACAGTTCTCCGACCTTTTAGCGCGTGGTGCGATGACCATGAGCAAAGAGTTAGTTACTCTGAGAAAATTCTCAAGACCAATGTCTCGAACTACCAAAAGTCTAAGAAATATGTCGAGAAATTGGAACAGGCGTACTTCAATAGATGCAGACAGCTCGAAGATTACAAAAGGGCAAATTAtaatgacgaagagctcgcaAACGCCATGAAGCAGCTAGAAATATACCAGGAACAAGAGCATAGTTTGGCCAAAGAGCGTGAATACGAAAAATTTGGTAAGTTTGGAAACATAGACTTTGATGTGCGCACTATGCGAGAAACGGTCCGACTTCTGCTCACGAAGTTAGAAAAGTCAGATTACAAAGTGCCTTTCATTAACTATCACTTCTATAATACCAACAACGGAAGTGAGATTGTCAAGTTTCTCATGGAAAACCTCACACTGAAAGACGTTGACCAAGCCGAAGCCTTTGGCCAAGATCTTTTAAACGGCGGCTTCCTTAAGTATTGTAATGGTATGGGCACAACTTTTGTaaactcaaagaagttCCAGTACAGCTGGAAACCTTACGCTTACAAATTTGCACAGCTGTCGCAGCCCAACGCTAACGAGGTTGAAGACGAAAACACCGAAGAAAGTTCGCAAGCATTCTCAGACTATTTCACAGACCTAACCACGATCATAACCCAAAATCAGAACGCTGGCTCCAAGAATTCGAATCTTCCCACTGTTTCAAACACCGAGCGAGCTCTCTTTAAACTAATTAAGGAAATGGAGGCTGCAGACTTAAAGTACAGAAAAGAATGCAAAAAGATAGATTCTTTGCGCTGCTCTTTGGAGGAGCTTATAGTCGACCATTTTACATTCATGGAAAAGTGCGAACTTGATAGGTTGAAAGCATTGGAGAAGGTGGTCCTAGATTTCTCCCCTATCATATCCAAGAATGCCTCAGCGGTTGAGAGTTTCCAGGAGAGTGTGCTCAAAGCTGCATCAACAGTTGACCCAACATTAGACCTGATGAGGCTGGTTGAAAATGCCAGAACAGGATTTTTTCAACCACGAGTAATTCCATATAACAACTACTACAATCCAGGTGGGTATCAGAACTTTGGAATAGACCTGGAGACGCGATGCCGTCTGGATAAAAAAATCGTACCTCTGATCGTATCTTCAATCTTGTCCTATATGGACCAAGTGTACCCTGAGTTACCTAATGACAATGTTAGAACAACCGTGTGGACTGTCCCGGTCAAGCTACATTCTACTCATATATTGAGAGCAGTGCTGAACCAGAAGCCCTTCAAGGACGAATCCGaggtatttgaaaaattgaaagagtttAATGAAGAGCCAAGCACGATTGCGAGTGCCCTCAAAATCTATTTATTAGAACTCCCCGAGCCACTAATCTCTAACGATGTTTATGACACGCTAAAAGCGTTATACGCCGAATTTCCGCCATCTGAACTAGAAGACGAGTCGCAGGCCTCTGTGGATTCACAAAGAGTGAGTGGGATATCAAGTGCTTTCAACGCGCTTTCCAAGCCCCAAATTGCCACCTTGGATGCAATAACATCACATTTCTCTAGGCTAATCAAAATTCTAAAAATGGGCTCTTCAGAAACTAGTGAAGCGTTGGCGAATGAGTTTATCCGCTCAATTTCGGAGGAATTCGCCAACTGCATTATAGAAGTCAAACTGCCTGACGGCAACGACCTAGGTTACAAGATATTTTCAGATTTGCTCTTGTACAGAAAGCCCATATTCCGCGGCTTAAAGAGGCAGAATTCTAAAATTCGTGACCCCACTAGTAGCACCTCGTCTCCCCGGAGCCAAGCACATCAAGGAGACAATTTTGGAACCATCAGTCATTAA